Proteins co-encoded in one Arachis hypogaea cultivar Tifrunner chromosome 11, arahy.Tifrunner.gnm2.J5K5, whole genome shotgun sequence genomic window:
- the LOC112723224 gene encoding pathogenesis-related protein 2-like — MAVFTFEDEITSTLPPAKLYNAMKDADSLTPKIIDDVKSVEIVEGNGGPGTIKKLTIVEDGETKFILHKVEAIDEANYAYNYSVVGGVALPPTAEKITFETKLVEGPNGGSIGKLSVKFHSKGDAKPEEEDMKKGKAKGEALFKAIEGYVLANPAQY, encoded by the exons ATGGCCGTCTTCACATTCGAGGATGAAATCACCTCCACCCTTCCCCCCGCCAAGCTTTACAATGCTATGAAGGATGCCGACTCCCTCACCCCTAAGATTATTGATGACGTCAAGAGTGTTGAAATCGTTGAGGGAAACGGTGGTCCTGGAACCATCAAGAAACTCACCATTGTCGAGG ATGGAGAAACCAAGTTTATCTTGCACAAGGTGGAGGCAATAGATGAGGCTAACTATGCATACAACTACAGCGTGGTTGGAGGAGTGGCTCTGCCTCCCACGGCGGAGAAGATAACATTTGAGACAAAGCTGGTTGAAGGACCCAACGGAGGATCCATTGGGAAGCTGAGTGTGAAGTTCCACTCGAAAGGAGATGCGAAGCCAGAGGAGGAAGACATGAAGAAGGGTAAGGCCAAGGGCGAAGCTCTCTTCAAGGCTATTGAGGGTTACGTCTTGGCCAACCCTGCTCAATATTAG